The Methanopyrus kandleri AV19 DNA segment CCACCCCACGCCCCGATCCCTCACCAGGTCCTTGAGCCGGACCCTCGAGATCGCCCTCGCCCTGGGATCCACGGACAGGAGCACGGTACCGTCCCCGAGGGCCCTGGCGCGGACCTCGAGCCCCAGCCTCACCTCGACCGGACCGTACTCGCGACCCAGCGTCCTCAGGACCCGATCCCTGACCTCCCTCCAGTTACCGAGCGCGTACACGCCCGGGATCCTCTCCCCGTCGAACCTCCCACCGTAACAGACCTCGAAGAAGTCCCGGTCGCACAACAGGGAGTACCCGGTGTCCAGCTCGAACCCGAGCCCCTCCAGGCCGAGGCGCAGGGCGGCCCGCACCGCGTAGGCCCTGGCGGTGGGGGACAGGTCATCCCAGCTCACGCGCTCGCCCCGATCTCCGGCCGAGTAGACGACGGTGTCCACCTGGAACGCGAACTCTCTCTCCCTCAAGTGGTCCTTCACGGCTCCGCGGGCGGCCCCTCGATCGTGGTAGTCCTCCCTACGGAGAACCTCGAAGTCCATCCGGACCCGAACAGCGTTAGACCTCCAGGGCATCCCACACAACCCCCACGTCCTCGGGGTCGAATTCGAGCGGCTCGGGCGGGGACTGACGCGAGACCCCGTCGCGGACCTCGCGGATCCGACGGTCGACCGCCTCGAGCAGGCCACCCCGGACCCTGCTCAGGACGGTCAGGACCGGGGCCGACACGGCGTCGAGATCGCGCAGGAGGACCGCGTCTCCCTTCCACCTGAACATCTCCCTAGACAGCGAGCCGTCCAGGAAGCGGCGGAGCACGGGGACGTCCACGGCGAGCGCCCTCCACTCCTCCATCAGGTCCAGGATCAGCCCCGGCCGCCTCCCCCTGGGACCGTGGAGGAACCCCAGGAACGGCTCGAGCCCCGCCGCCACCGTCCTCGAGAGCAGGACCGGCAACAGCACGCCCGCGTACCCGAAGCTGATCGCCGCGTTGAACGGGTCCCTCGGGGGACGCCTCGTCCTCCTCCCGGAGAACGCCCAGTCGGGTAGGACCTCCGCCAGGGCCCGGAAGTACCGGCAGGCCGCCCTCCCCTCGTAACCGCGCAGCGCGTCGGTGGAACCCGCGTTCAGCGCCCTCTCGGCCTCGGACCTCACCTCATCAGCCGCGTCCTCTAATCCGGTGATCCCGGTCTCATTGGCTAGGAACTCGAGGACCGCGGCCCTGGCCAGGATCGAGGAGGCGATCAGCGGACGGGCGAAGGCGAGACGCGCCGACGGTTGTGAGGCGATCTCGTACTGCTTCAACCTCAGGGTCGCGTACCGCTCCGAGAACGGTACGGTCACGCCCAGGATCCGGTTCCCTCCGAGGTACACTATCGGGACCTCGTTTCTGAGCGCTAACCGCACGGCCTGGGTCGTGATCTGGGCTCCACCCGCGATGATTATCCCGGTAGTACGGACCGCTGAGTACTTGCTCTTCCCGATCCGAAACGCGTCTTCTCTCCTCTCGATCTTACCCCTTCTCAGGAAGATCACGGTGTCGTTCGGGGCGCCCATATCGGACACCCCACCGTCCAAAGAAGGTAGGTTACGGGTTGATATTATTTACGCCTTAGTTTGACGAAAATATCAGTATATATATTATTTTTATGAACGATTTCTCGGCGCTCAAGCCTTGAAACCGGGGAATTCGAGGTGCGGTGATCGCCTGGGATCGGGATCGATTAACGCAAACAGCTTATATTGACCGGACATATGCTCGCGTCGCGGCGCGTTCCTAGGACATGATTACACCAGCGTACAGGACGCTGAAAGGTTGGCAACTACGCTCGGAAGCCCTGCCTGTCGACCCCGATGGCTCTACACGCGCGGTACGACGGATCGACGGACTCCGGGCGTCTTCGGGTTCGAGACTTCCCGCCAACGACATCTTAGTGCCGAGCCCGGAGGCGGACAACGGCCCGAATCGTCACGTGTCACCGTAATCGCGTGAACGATCATCCTTGAACTATTATCCACACTATCTCGAGTTTAAACTGACACTAATTAGTTATAAAACGACTATAATTTTATTACTTAATAGAAATAAAGTTTTGAAACCTGTAA contains these protein-coding regions:
- the cas1 gene encoding CRISPR-associated endonuclease Cas1, which gives rise to MGAPNDTVIFLRRGKIERREDAFRIGKSKYSAVRTTGIIIAGGAQITTQAVRLALRNEVPIVYLGGNRILGVTVPFSERYATLRLKQYEIASQPSARLAFARPLIASSILARAAVLEFLANETGITGLEDAADEVRSEAERALNAGSTDALRGYEGRAACRYFRALAEVLPDWAFSGRRTRRPPRDPFNAAISFGYAGVLLPVLLSRTVAAGLEPFLGFLHGPRGRRPGLILDLMEEWRALAVDVPVLRRFLDGSLSREMFRWKGDAVLLRDLDAVSAPVLTVLSRVRGGLLEAVDRRIREVRDGVSRQSPPEPLEFDPEDVGVVWDALEV